From one Pieris brassicae chromosome 5, ilPieBrab1.1, whole genome shotgun sequence genomic stretch:
- the LOC123709914 gene encoding myc proto-oncogene protein, translated as MSPPLDILQLDVWGEFEPLDDITLSATSEFWSQVEYETERIDTDSTFSLMQENEADWRVAETPEEHKDNIVHHDCMWAGYCIDTGLPNTFVPTDLRVAAPGESVLRRDRDMSPPRPDTPPTLDGDEHPPFRHVVDVTSTALRLLRDTRAVAADHSYTARQHFECLGVQTPSDSGESEEEIDVVSLGTTSNQPLASTSRADYSGGSSASERYIQAPVEVNVTPRPVARKRLVPPTGVTSAVPRRRRGPGRRGRSNTDTDSEAESPEIERRSIHNDMERLRRIGLKNLFDELKKQIPATKDKERAPKVVILREAAALCRKLREDELERDYLKKQQNKLITKLKKLRTMLSARYRPY; from the exons ATGTCGCCACCACTTGACATACTCCAGTTGGACGTTTGGGGGGAATTCGAACCCTTGGATGACATTACCTTATCAGCGACTTCAGAATTCTGGTCACAAGTGGAATACGAAACGGAGAGAATAGACACCGATTCCACGTTTAGCTTGATGCAAGAAAATGAAGCCGATTGGAGGGTAGCAGAGACACCTGAGGAACACAAAGACAATATTGTACATCACGATTGCATGTGGGCAGGCTACTGTATAGACACAGGGTTGCCGAACACCTTTGTCCCGACGGACTTAAGAGTGGCTGCTCCGGGAGAGAGCGTGCTGCGCCGAGATCGGGATATGTCACCTCCCCGACCAGACACTCCACCGACTTTGGACGGAGATGAGCACCCTCCGTTCCGTCATGTTGTGGATGTCACCAGCACAGCTTTGAGGCTGTTGAGGGATACCAGAGCCGTGGCAGCAGACCATTCGTACACGGCGCGTCAACACTTCGAGTGCCTTGGCGTTCAGACACCTTCTGACTCGGGAGAATCAG AGGAAGAAATCGACGTTGTATCGCTCGGTACAACCAGTAACCAACCGTTGGCTTCAACATCTCGCGCGGACTACAGTGGAGGTTCGTCTGCTTCAGAACGGTATATACAAGCCCCCGTAGAAGTTAACGTGACACCGAGGCCGGTGGCTAGAAAGCGCTTAGTACCACCCACAGGCGTCACATCTGCCGTGCCTCGGCGGCGGAGAGGCCCCGGCAGACGTGGCCGCTCCAATACTGACACAGACTCTGAAGCCGAGTCTCCTGAAATTGAACGTCGTTCCATTCACAATGATATGGAACGTTTACGGCGCATAGGTCTCAAAAATCTCTTTGACGAACTCAAAAAGCAAATTCCAGCCACAAAAGATAAGGAACGTGCGCCGAAGGTCGTTATATTGCGTGAAGCGGCCGCCTTGTGTCGTAAACTTCGCGAAGATGAACTAGAGCGCGATTATCTTAAAAAACAGCAAAACAAGCTGATTACTAAACTGAAGAAACTTCGTACCATGCTCTCAGCACGCTATCGTCCCTATTGA